A genomic window from Aquila chrysaetos chrysaetos chromosome 9, bAquChr1.4, whole genome shotgun sequence includes:
- the SNRPD3 gene encoding small nuclear ribonucleoprotein Sm D3 produces the protein MSIGVPIKVLHEAEGHIVTCETNTGEVYRGKLIEAEDNMNCQMSNITVTYRDGRVAQLEQVYIRGSKIRFLILPDMLKNAPMLKSMKNKNQGSGAGRGKAAILKAQVAARGRGRGMGRGNIFQKRR, from the exons ATGTCAATTGGAGTGCCAATTAAAGTCCTGCACGAGGCTGAAGGCCATATTGTGACATGCGAGACCAATACAGGAGAAGTTTACCGAGGCAAACTTATTGAAGCTGAAGACAACATGAATTGTCAG ATGTCCAACATAACGGTGACATATAGAGATGGACGAGTGGCACAGCTTGAACAGGTGTACATCAGAGGTAGCAAGATACGGTTTCTCATTTTACCAGATATGTTGAAGAACGCTCCTATGCTAAAGAGCATGAAGAATAAAAACCAGGGTTCTGGAGCTGGGCGAGGAAAAGCAGCTATTCTCAAAGCTCAAG tggctGCAAGAGGAAGAGGCCGTGGTATGGGCCGTGGCAATATTTTCCAGAAGCGAAGATAA